Genomic DNA from Desulfomicrobium macestii:
CATTTTATTTATTTATTAACGCGTATATAATTCCTTTATGCTTATTCCATTTAGGAATAGTAATTCCAAATGCATATGGAATGTTGAGTAATTTTAAGTGGGATAAGTCTTCATCATTTCATATGTGGTTAGAATATGCAAGTTGGTATGTCGTGTTATCGGTAGCTTGCATAGGTGTTGGTGTAGGTTTGTCAATGAAAAATAAAAAAATTATCGTTGTTAGTGATGGAATAAGATTTAAAATCACACAAACATTTAATAAATTATATTTAGATGGAATTGGATTGCTTATAGCCTCTGTGATTTTTTTGATAATGGCACTTATCTCATTAGGAAACTTGTTTGCTTATTCACGAGCAGATTTTTTTCATGGAGTAGGAGACACTAGAGGTCTTGGATTGTTTATGATGTGTCTGCCGTCAGCAGCGATAGTTTTAATGATAGGAGCGTGCAGTCGAAAAGAAAAAATTTTTGCGGCAACCATTTCTTTAATCACATTTGCTGTATTTTTGTTGTCTGGATATCGTTCCGCAGCACTTTTTCCTGCTTTAGTCGGCGTTATAATTTGGGTCAAAGTCAAAAATAAAATTCCGTTAGTTGTTTCTTTAAGTGCAATTTTATTTGTATTGTTTATTATTCCAGTTATCGGCATGCTAAGATCTGTTGGTCCATATAATGAGATGAATACACAACATTTTAAAAAATCAATTCAAAAAGCTAATATCGAAAATTCTTTTATTGAACTTGGAAGTACGATTGGAGTTCTTGCTCATACTCTTAGACTGGTTCCTGCTGTAGATGATTATCGTTACGGTATTACGTATGTCAAATCTTTTCGAGATTCAATTCCAAATATTATGCCAGAAATGAATAAATCTTATAGGAAAGAGTCAAGTAATAGAGCTATGTTAGATCATAAGGTTATTGGAAAGATGGCTGTGCCTTCTGATTGGATTACTTACAGGATAGCGCCGGATAAATATCATAAGGGAGAGGGTGTCGGCTTTTCTGCAATAGGAGAGCCCTATCTTAATTTTGGAATTGTTGGCGTGGTTATTTTCTTTTTATCGATTGGATATTGTTTAGGTCGACTCGACGATAGTTATCTTCTCGATAAGCCGAATTTGTTATTGTTTCTATGTGCGATGTTTTGGTTTTTAATCCGCACTGTGCGGAATGATTTTAGCAATTTTATAAAACCAGCAATATTTATATTTATTATCGTTGTAATTTGGAGATTTACTGCATGTGCGTTGTTAAAAAATTTAAAAAATAATAAATTAGTAAAAATTAAATAATATCAAAAAAAATTAATGTTTGTAATAAATATGTAAATATAATAATTATAT
This window encodes:
- the wzy gene encoding O-antigen polysaccharide polymerase Wzy; translated protein: MFFLLKYSTIIINLIAVSFALLNILAPISVNKNWEMHVSTVFVFWALFFVMCTYAHFKTFYLFINAYIIPLCLFHLGIVIPNAYGMLSNFKWDKSSSFHMWLEYASWYVVLSVACIGVGVGLSMKNKKIIVVSDGIRFKITQTFNKLYLDGIGLLIASVIFLIMALISLGNLFAYSRADFFHGVGDTRGLGLFMMCLPSAAIVLMIGACSRKEKIFAATISLITFAVFLLSGYRSAALFPALVGVIIWVKVKNKIPLVVSLSAILFVLFIIPVIGMLRSVGPYNEMNTQHFKKSIQKANIENSFIELGSTIGVLAHTLRLVPAVDDYRYGITYVKSFRDSIPNIMPEMNKSYRKESSNRAMLDHKVIGKMAVPSDWITYRIAPDKYHKGEGVGFSAIGEPYLNFGIVGVVIFFLSIGYCLGRLDDSYLLDKPNLLLFLCAMFWFLIRTVRNDFSNFIKPAIFIFIIVVIWRFTACALLKNLKNNKLVKIK